A single Aspergillus puulaauensis MK2 DNA, chromosome 7, nearly complete sequence DNA region contains:
- a CDS encoding uncharacterized protein (COG:S;~EggNog:ENOG410Q0DJ) — MAGVKRRPDAAHSSATPSANNTAAIPNTPKEPASNDSPSTRVTRNLRSSRDARASQNDNAKIASTGTSRGASIQNNNATDNTSNVTNKHGTNRPSRVITLKYGPGKVSLTPATPAAAAATTSVGANTRETRNSRARAAASATPAAPAAQPNSNRYDGTPFASVAPETPRTKRVKRGSVAEETPRSTRQSTRLKSNAHEIPTENGAADASAISKPLETSPLDSVASNTRTRNRNRQTGDSGTNVSTRSRPSTSVAKSPSPEDATSEAADAPDPMNVDTFHDTEPTPPAEESPKGTVSSGQQNMIEGYGAPQIEGDLKPVSTRSSPILSRKRKSLESDDRGAVLSTSSSPSKKPKLEDAMLDRASERALQNGDERRLEDTLSQPDDVATSKADEESRQITEEAEDSTTPDNATESTIAKATRGGRTRGRGRGARSRTSARFGVNRRGRGGTRAARSGRTGRQNDRSSDIEFERSPSPSAATQKLRDRQRELDKAFRRVAAAQRLALAVLATQSEKRLARDKNAHKAVPEYEDIKLELKAQLREQQDILRREYDLKVAQENRIFQANKEAIEERCQTSARNIQEEHLLTSHGEYMTFIEGRRAAEDDEHTETDGSETENERGRRAPVTREIYRGFNSSFVRNPAGAASYERAALGWDGFVQRAKLGDDINPQMKEIRDAGPFARLSGSEIINLLLEATGIVEVPDGVAVREYHHPPSVEDVRPTALAALADVATAEVPRPALSQHTPRLAPHRAILPQPPQPPPIHHAHPEPPRPFVLPPPTPRGQPRRLLPAGQQIPPISEPLGLPDPFSPRGGPPQLPPPPGSNFQRPPLPGYLTGHHHPSIYYAPPPPPRPPY, encoded by the exons ATGGCAGGAGTCAAACGAAGGCCTGATGCTGCTCACAGCTCAGCCACTCCATCCGCCAATAATACAGCCGCCATTCCCAACACCCCCAAAG AACCTGCTAGCAATGATTCTCCCAGCACTCGTGTGACTCGAAATTTGCGTTCGAGCCGAGATGCGCGTGCCAGTCAGAATGATAATGCTAAGATTGCCAGCACCGGTACTAGCAGGGGCGCTAGCATTCAGAATAACAACGCCACCGACAATACCAGCAACGTCACTAACAAGCACGGTACCAATCGACCGTCGCGCGTTATAACGCTCAAATATGGGCCTGGTAAAGTCAGTCTAACTCCGGCGACTCCGGCGGCCGCCGCGGCCACTACCAGTGTTGGCGCCAACACTCGTGAAACGCGGAACAGTCGAGCACGGGCTGCCGCTTCTGCCACCCCTGCGGCTCCTGCGGCTCAGCCCAATTCAAATCGGTATGATGGCACACCGTTCGCCTCTGTGGCTCCCGAGACGCCTCGAACTAAGCGCGTCAAACGGGGCTCGGTGGCCGAAGAGACTCCCAGAAGTACGAGGCAGTCAACAAGACTCAAGAGCAATGCTCATGAAATACCTACCGAGAATGGAGCCGCAGATGCTTCAGCTATATCCAAACCATTGGAAACTAGCCCTCTTGATTCTGTTGCGTCCAATACGAGAACTAGAAATCGCAATCGGCAAACTGGGGACTCTGGTACCAACGTATCTACTCGCAGTCGTCCCTCGACTTCGGTCGCCAAATCTCCCTCTCCCGAAGACGCCACTTCAGAAGCGGCTGATGCGCCAGATCCAATGAATGTTGACACCTTCCATGACACAGAACCAACTCCGCCAGCCGAAGAGTCACCAAAGGGCACTGTGTCTTCCGGTCAGCAGAACATGATAGAAGGGTACGGAGCTCCCCAAATCGAAGGGGACCTAAAACCGGTGTCAACCAGGTCGAGCCCAATTTTGTCGCGAAAACGGAAATCTCTCGAGTCAGATGATCGCGGAGCCGTTTTGTCAACCTCCAGCTCACCTAGCAAAAAGCCAAAATTAGAGGATGCCATGCTGGATCGTGCATCTGAACGGGCACTGCAGAATGGCGATGAGCGCCGACTAGAAGATACATTGTCTCAACCCGATGACGTCGCAACTTCGAAAGCAGATGAGGAATCTCGCCAAATCActgaagaggctgaagatTCTACCACGCCAGACAATGCTACGGAGTCAACCATTGCAAAAGCAACTCGTGGGGGTCGTActcgtggccgtggtcgGGGAGCTCGCAGCAGAACATCGGCGCGATTTGGAGTGAATAGGCGAGGGCGTGGTGGGACCCGTGCTGCGCGATCTGGGCGCACTGGGCGTCAGAACGACCGTTCCAGTGACATAGAGTTCGAGCGTTCACCCTCACCAAGTGCAGCTACTCAAAAGCTGAGGGACCGCCAGCGCGAATTGGACAAGGCGTTCAGAAGGGTGGCTGCCGCCCAGCGATTAGCATTGGCAGTTCTTGCTACACAGTCTGAGAAACGCCTGGCTCGTGACAAGAATGCGCATAAGGCCGTGCCCGAGTATGAAGACATTAAGTTGGAGTTGAAGGCGCAATTGCGCGAACAGCAGGATATTTTGAGACGAGAATATGATCTCAAGGTAGCACAGGAGAACAGGATCTTTCAGGCTAACAAGGAAGCTATTGAGGAGCGGTGTCAG ACCTCGGCTCGTAATATCCAGGAGGAACATCTTCTTACGAGTCATGGTGAATACATGACATTTATCGAAGGCCGTCGCGCGGCGGAAGACGATGAGCACACTGAG ACCGACGGCTCTGAAACAGAAAACGAACGCGGACGGCGGGCGCCTGTTACTCGTGAAATATACCGCGGATTTAACTCCTCGTTCGTGCGTAACCCAGCTGGTGCAGCGTCCTACGAACGTGCTGCACTGGGCTGGGATGGCTTTGTCCAACGAGCCAAATTGGGCGACGATATTAATCCGCAGATGAAGGAGATAAGAGACGCAGGTCCTTTTGCCCGACTTTCTGGCAGTGAAATCATAAATCTGTTGTTAGAAGCCACGGGAATCGTTGAAGTGCCAGATGGTGTTGCCGTGAGGGAgtatcatcatcctccatcgGTTGAGGATGTGCGGCCTACAGCACTAGCAGCCCTGGCGGATGTCGCTACTGCTGAGGTCCCCCGACCTGCCCTCTCACAACATACGCCGCGCCTTGCACCGCATCGCGCCATccttcctcagcctcctcaaccgccgCCCATACACCATGCACATCCTGAACCTCCCCGGCCATTCGTGCTGCCTCCGCCCACGCCCCGAGGCCAACCGAGGCGGCTCCTGCCTGCGGGACAGCAGATTCCGCCGATTAGTGAGCCTCTTGGCCTCCCTGATCCATTCTCGCCCCGGGGTGGACCTCcgcagcttcctcctccgccaggcTCCAATTTCCAACGGCCTCCTCTACCAGGCTACTTGACcggccatcaccacccaagtatatattatgcgccgccaccgccacctcGACCACCGTATTGA
- a CDS encoding alpha/beta hydrolase (COG:I;~EggNog:ENOG410PQ09;~InterPro:IPR003140,IPR029058;~PFAM:PF02230;~go_function: GO:0016787 - hydrolase activity [Evidence IEA]), whose protein sequence is MPTRPPTKSDFPSSLTFTLTRPPPSPQSQSQSRPPPNILLLLHGLGDTHAAFTNLGVSLALPETTVLTIQAPNPLPLDIPGFHWGDDINFDSRTGALDMDAGFAKTTKLLVESVIQTVLVGKCGYKLREIMVLGFGQGGMAGLVAAERIFAEGVGNGSGSEGGELAGIISIGAAYPLSLAGNKSTTTGSEQGKSRTPVLVVAGRDSEVVTESAMKRTKDVFQFVEMHGYRRRGDTMPRSRDEMLPIMRFFGRRLRSWQGVPEGSVELS, encoded by the coding sequence ATGCCAACCCGACCCCCCACAAAATCCGACTTCCCATCCTCTCTAACATTCACCCTCACCcggccaccaccatcacctcaatcccaatcccaatcgcgaccaccaccaaacatcctcctcctcctccacggcctcggcGACACCCACGCCGCCTTCACAAACCTCGGAGTCTCGCTCGCGCTTCCCGAAACAACAGTCCTCACAATCCAAGCGCCCAATCCGCTCCCCCTCGACATCCCAGGCTTTCACTGGGGCGATGATATAAACTTCGATTCGCGCACGGGCGCGCTAGACATGGATGCAGGATTCGCGAAGACCACAAAACTCCTCGTTGAGAGCGTCATACAGACCGTGCTTGTTGGGAAATGCGGATATAAGTTGCGTGAGATCATGGTGCTGGGGTTTGGACAGGGTGGCATGGCGGGTCTCGTTGCTGCGGAGAGGATATTTGCGGAGGGGGTAGGTAATGGGTCTGGATCTGAAGGAGGGGAATTAGCTGGGATTATCTCTATAGGTGCAGCGTATCCGCTTTCGCTGGCTGGGAATAAGAGTACTACTACTGGTAGTGAGCAGGGGAAGAGCCGGACGCCTGTTTTGGTGGTTGCAGGCCGGGACTCGGAGGTTGTGACGGAGtctgcgatgaagaggacgaaggaTGTCTTCCAGTTTGTGGAGATGCATGGATATAGGAGGCGTGGGGATACAATGCCGCGGAGTCGAGATGAGATGCTTCCCATAATGCGGTTCTTTGGGAGAAGGTTACGCAGTTGGCAGGGTGTCCCGGAGGGGAGTGTTGAGCTTTCTTAA